The following proteins come from a genomic window of Micromonospora echinofusca:
- a CDS encoding CU044_5270 family protein — protein MDIDDVVRRGRPDSTGWARSDAGRRALDGVVTAASAGEPTGRTAARASRPALRWSLLGTGLAGVAAAGVLAVSVVAAPQAARTEIPPSAGGHPGAVDSGGTVSLTARDILLAAANRAERAPAETGRYWHVETLDVHGPVPVGTGADRYSLLRSRINASWDAGDPRVASWYGHRELGSRPRGAEDERAWRAAGSPTEWTLAVDGPTKLVLSTRPGEGRLDREPGAPRYLEDLGRLTLKQVRQLPDEPGALRAWVTERIRTGRDAGYPAGSAESDSLLFGHLSRLLLDTPAPPKVRAAAFRILADIPGVRSLGVVQDVRGRSGQGVEFRSGPRTERLIVDTSTHRLLASTVVSIPKGAAAPGDKERSTLVLTADWSDAAPQAPALPQE, from the coding sequence ATGGACATCGATGATGTGGTGCGTCGGGGGCGGCCGGACTCGACCGGATGGGCGCGAAGCGACGCGGGACGGCGGGCACTGGACGGGGTTGTCACGGCAGCTTCGGCCGGGGAGCCGACCGGCCGTACGGCGGCCAGGGCGTCCCGACCGGCGCTGCGCTGGTCCCTCCTCGGTACCGGGCTGGCCGGCGTCGCCGCGGCCGGTGTGCTGGCGGTGTCGGTCGTCGCGGCGCCGCAGGCCGCGCGGACGGAGATTCCGCCGTCGGCCGGCGGGCATCCGGGCGCGGTGGACAGCGGGGGCACGGTGTCGCTGACGGCGCGTGACATTCTGCTCGCCGCGGCCAACCGGGCGGAGCGGGCGCCCGCCGAGACCGGCAGGTACTGGCACGTCGAGACGCTCGACGTGCACGGGCCGGTACCGGTCGGCACCGGTGCCGACCGGTACTCACTGCTGCGGAGCCGCATCAACGCGAGCTGGGACGCCGGTGACCCGCGGGTGGCCAGCTGGTACGGCCACCGGGAACTCGGCTCACGGCCGCGTGGCGCCGAGGACGAGCGGGCCTGGCGCGCGGCCGGTTCCCCGACCGAGTGGACCCTCGCCGTCGACGGCCCGACGAAGCTGGTCCTGTCGACCCGGCCGGGTGAGGGCAGGCTCGACAGGGAGCCCGGGGCGCCCCGGTACCTGGAGGACCTCGGGAGACTCACCCTGAAGCAGGTCCGGCAACTGCCGGACGAGCCGGGCGCGCTGCGCGCGTGGGTGACCGAACGTATTCGCACGGGCAGGGACGCGGGGTACCCGGCGGGCAGCGCGGAGAGCGACAGTCTGCTCTTCGGCCACCTGAGCCGGCTGCTGCTCGACACGCCGGCCCCGCCGAAGGTACGCGCCGCGGCGTTCCGGATCCTCGCCGACATCCCCGGCGTACGCAGCCTCGGCGTCGTGCAGGACGTGCGGGGGCGTTCCGGGCAGGGCGTGGAGTTCCGCAGCGGCCCCCGGACCGAGCGGCTGATCGTCGACACGTCGACCCATCGGCTGCTCGCCAGCACGGTCGTCTCCATCCCGAAGGGCGCGGCGGCGCCCGGTGACAAGGAGCGCAGCACCCTGGTGCTGACGGCGGACTGGTCCGACGCCGCGCCGCAGGCGCCGGCGCTGCCCCAGGAGTAG
- a CDS encoding Ppx/GppA phosphatase family protein gives MAAIDCGTNSIRLLVADLPDASAGPEAPLADLSRRMEIVRLGQGVDKTGRLAPEAIERTRVALAAYAAEIEKLGAERVRMCATSASRDASNAAEFREMVERTLGVAPEVVTGDEEARLSFTGAVRGLPADAREPYLVVDIGGGSTEFVVGTRAGGVEAAISMDIGCVRMTERHLHGDPPALDEVAAAQADIAVAVDRALEAVPGRQAATLVGLAGSVTTVVAIAQDLQEYDPERIHHARVPYDAVADVTADLLGKSREQRLAIPVMHPGRADVIGAGALVLRVIMERAGMDSVVASEHDILDGIAWSLA, from the coding sequence GTGGCCGCCATCGACTGCGGGACCAACTCGATCCGACTGCTGGTCGCCGACCTGCCGGACGCCTCGGCGGGTCCGGAGGCGCCGCTGGCCGACCTGAGCCGGCGGATGGAGATCGTGCGCCTCGGCCAGGGCGTCGACAAGACGGGACGGCTGGCCCCGGAGGCGATCGAACGCACCCGGGTCGCGCTGGCCGCCTACGCCGCCGAGATCGAGAAGCTGGGCGCGGAGCGGGTGCGGATGTGCGCCACGTCGGCTTCGCGGGACGCCTCCAACGCCGCCGAGTTCCGCGAGATGGTCGAGCGGACCCTCGGGGTCGCGCCCGAGGTGGTGACCGGCGACGAGGAGGCGCGGCTCTCCTTCACCGGCGCGGTGCGCGGGCTGCCCGCCGACGCGCGCGAGCCGTACCTGGTCGTCGACATCGGCGGCGGCTCGACCGAGTTCGTCGTCGGCACCCGCGCGGGCGGCGTCGAGGCGGCCATCTCGATGGACATCGGCTGCGTCCGGATGACCGAGCGGCACCTGCACGGCGACCCGCCGGCGCTGGACGAGGTCGCCGCCGCGCAGGCCGACATCGCGGTCGCGGTGGACCGGGCGCTGGAGGCCGTGCCGGGCCGACAGGCGGCCACGCTGGTCGGGCTCGCCGGGTCGGTCACCACCGTGGTCGCGATCGCCCAGGACCTCCAGGAGTACGACCCGGAGCGCATCCACCACGCCCGGGTCCCGTACGACGCGGTGGCCGACGTGACCGCCGACCTGCTCGGCAAGAGCCGGGAGCAGCGGCTGGCGATCCCGGTGATGCACCCGGGCCGGGCCGACGTCATCGGGGCGGGTGCCCTGGTGCTCCGGGTGATCATGGAGCGGGCGGGGATGGACTCGGTGGTCGCCTCCGAGCACGACATCCTCGACGGCATCGCCTGGTCGCTTGCCTGA